In the Orenia marismortui DSM 5156 genome, one interval contains:
- the trhA gene encoding PAQR family membrane homeostasis protein TrhA — protein MDNKERVISGEEITNAILHGVGLGLSIAALVVLVVLASIFGDAWYIVSFSIYGATLIMLYLSSTLYHSFPQGKVKNIFRIFDHSSIYLLIAGTYTPLTLISLRGALGWSIFGIVWAIALLGVIFKVFYTGRFGIFSTILYIAMGWLVIVAIKPLLSVLTTASIVFLVVGGSLYTIGTIFYAVDKIRYNHAIWHLFVLGGSICHFFTILFLLPR, from the coding sequence ATGGATAACAAAGAAAGAGTGATTAGTGGTGAAGAGATTACAAATGCTATCTTACATGGTGTTGGTTTAGGATTATCTATTGCTGCTCTTGTAGTTTTAGTAGTATTGGCTAGTATCTTTGGTGATGCTTGGTATATAGTGAGCTTTAGTATTTATGGTGCTACTTTAATTATGCTCTACTTATCTTCTACTCTCTATCATAGCTTCCCACAGGGAAAAGTAAAGAATATTTTTAGGATTTTTGATCATTCATCTATATATTTACTAATAGCAGGTACTTATACACCATTAACTTTAATTTCTTTAAGAGGAGCTTTAGGTTGGAGTATTTTTGGGATTGTTTGGGCAATAGCATTATTAGGAGTTATATTCAAGGTCTTTTATACAGGAAGGTTTGGTATATTTTCTACTATTTTATATATAGCTATGGGTTGGTTAGTTATAGTGGCTATTAAACCATTATTATCTGTGTTGACTACTGCTAGTATAGTATTTTTAGTTGTAGGTGGGTCTTTATATACTATAGGAACCATTTTCTATGCTGTAGATAAAATCAGATATAATCATGCTATATGGCATCTCTTTGTTTTGGGGGGGAGTATATGCCATTTCTTCACTATTTTATTTTTGCTACCTAGATAA
- the rpe gene encoding ribulose-phosphate 3-epimerase, translating into MIKVAPSILSADFSKLAEEIETVSSAEYLHIDVMDGHFVPNITIGPLVLNSIQDKTDQILDVHLMIENPDQYIPEFAKAGADIISVHIETCPHLHRTVQNIKANGVKAAVALNPATPLTAIEYILDELDMVLIMTVNPGFGGQSFIPEMIPKIKELRAMIEKRGLDIDIQVDGGIKPGTTSIDVINAGANILVAGSAVFGAENRDQAIQGLKEY; encoded by the coding sequence ATGATAAAGGTGGCACCATCGATTTTATCAGCAGATTTTAGTAAATTAGCAGAAGAGATTGAAACAGTAAGTTCAGCAGAATATTTACATATTGATGTGATGGATGGACATTTTGTTCCAAATATCACTATTGGACCTTTGGTTTTAAACTCTATTCAAGACAAGACTGATCAGATATTAGATGTTCACTTGATGATTGAAAACCCTGATCAATATATCCCTGAGTTTGCTAAAGCAGGAGCAGATATTATCAGTGTGCATATAGAAACATGTCCTCATCTACACCGTACAGTTCAAAATATTAAAGCAAATGGTGTTAAAGCAGCAGTAGCTTTAAATCCTGCTACACCTTTAACTGCTATAGAGTATATATTAGATGAGTTAGATATGGTATTAATTATGACTGTTAACCCTGGTTTTGGGGGGCAAAGTTTTATTCCAGAAATGATACCTAAAATTAAAGAGTTAAGAGCGATGATTGAAAAGCGTGGATTAGATATTGATATACAGGTAGATGGAGGTATTAAACCTGGTACAACCTCAATAGATGTAATTAATGCTGGGGCTAATATTTTAGTAGCAGGTTCAGCAGTTTTTGGTGCTGAAAATAGAGACCAAGCAATTCAAGGTTTAAAGGAATATTAA
- the rsgA gene encoding ribosome small subunit-dependent GTPase A codes for MKEGRILKAFGGFFFVSDFDSREVYQCRIRGRLKKEKIDVIAGDIVEYTAMEGNTGVVERRLDRKNYLFRPPIANVEQAVVTCSIVQPDLHFKLLDRLLVLAETEDLEISICINKVDLLGLEKAKAVMKPYEEIGYKIVYTSVEEGIGISELKEVLKDKVSVFAGPSGVGKSSLLNAIQPGLKLKMGEVSERIKRGRHTTRHVELLSLNIGGWVADTPGFSSLDVTFVPSEELQYYFPEISGYLNDCKFSPCSHSHEPKCGVKAAVEEGYIPEHRYNNYLDFLEEIKKKEERNWRR; via the coding sequence ATGAAAGAAGGAAGAATATTAAAGGCTTTTGGTGGATTTTTCTTTGTATCTGATTTTGATAGCAGAGAGGTTTATCAGTGTCGAATTAGAGGAAGGTTAAAGAAAGAAAAAATAGATGTAATAGCTGGGGATATAGTTGAGTATACAGCGATGGAAGGTAATACTGGAGTTGTTGAAAGGAGATTGGATAGAAAGAACTATCTTTTTCGTCCTCCAATAGCAAATGTAGAACAAGCAGTGGTTACCTGTTCTATTGTACAACCAGATCTCCACTTTAAACTTTTGGACAGGTTATTGGTATTAGCTGAAACAGAAGATTTGGAGATTAGTATTTGTATTAATAAAGTTGATTTGCTGGGCTTAGAAAAGGCTAAGGCAGTTATGAAACCCTATGAAGAGATTGGATATAAAATAGTCTATACTAGTGTAGAAGAAGGTATAGGCATCTCTGAATTAAAAGAAGTTCTTAAGGATAAGGTATCAGTGTTTGCTGGACCTTCAGGTGTAGGGAAGTCTAGCCTATTGAATGCTATACAACCTGGATTAAAGTTAAAGATGGGCGAGGTAAGTGAACGGATTAAGCGAGGACGACATACTACTCGCCATGTAGAGCTATTATCCTTAAATATAGGTGGTTGGGTAGCAGATACTCCAGGCTTTAGTTCTTTAGATGTTACTTTTGTTCCATCTGAAGAGTTGCAGTATTATTTCCCAGAAATTTCAGGTTATCTTAATGACTGTAAATTTTCTCCTTGTTCCCATAGCCATGAACCAAAATGTGGAGTTAAAGCTGCTGTAGAAGAAGGATATATTCCAGAACACAGATATAATAATTATTTAGATTTTTTAGAAGAAATTAAGAAAAAAGAAGAAAGAAATTGGAGGAGATAA
- the pknB gene encoding Stk1 family PASTA domain-containing Ser/Thr kinase, whose protein sequence is MIGKVLNNRYEIIEKVGTGGMAIVYRATDKLLGRPVAVKILQPQFADNETAVKRFNREAQSVASLSHPNIVNIFDIGRDDDLHYIVMEYVTGNDLKEELKKVGRFEVDKAIQLITGICNALIKAHRNNIIHCDIKPHNILVTKDNRAKVTDFGIARAVTSATMAHTNSVMGSAHYLSPEQAKGAKVSTKSDIYSLGIVLYELLTGQVPFTGENHISIALKHLEEKPPSPQEINPNISDELASIILKAIAKKPEDRYNSVVEMLRDLKEIEINTTQKVKNKDITNQHTMVMSKEDYQKEINKEINKKVSKEVSKEVNKKTTKKESLPKSDFKENNRGVRKLNKRNHKATSFEKTPKKNTKKKKKKRNEFLTALLILGIIGIVIMGVGYYMLINYMEVEEVRVPDVVGKHVENARQELADKGLELKVYYRSHSSEVEKDHIISQSIKADKKIKVNRVIEVVVSKGAKLSKVPNLLGIELREAEIKLDKLDLEIGEIKEEYNNEVKKGQIISQDPRPDIEVKSGATVDLLISKGKEPKEVLIPNLVGLKKEEALEKLRERNLLLGQVLERESLNYLKGRVIAQNPSPGKMTMEGTTIQLIISKGIRNPRGSEVKSPLVRIDVPAGNEKRVQIVVTDDNGQRTVYDQVHQPHDKVEKEVITVGSAVIRVYFDGQLNYEKRL, encoded by the coding sequence ATGATTGGAAAGGTCCTAAATAATCGATATGAAATAATAGAAAAAGTAGGTACTGGAGGTATGGCAATAGTTTATCGTGCTACAGATAAACTATTGGGGCGACCAGTAGCCGTAAAGATATTACAACCTCAATTTGCAGATAATGAAACTGCAGTAAAAAGGTTTAATCGTGAAGCTCAATCAGTAGCTAGCCTTTCTCATCCAAATATTGTGAATATTTTTGATATTGGGAGAGATGATGATCTTCACTATATTGTAATGGAGTATGTTACTGGTAATGATTTAAAAGAAGAATTAAAAAAGGTAGGTAGATTTGAGGTTGATAAGGCAATTCAATTAATAACAGGCATTTGTAATGCTTTAATTAAAGCCCATCGCAATAATATTATTCATTGTGATATTAAGCCTCATAATATTTTAGTGACTAAGGATAATCGAGCAAAGGTAACTGATTTTGGTATTGCTCGTGCTGTTACTTCAGCTACAATGGCCCATACTAATTCAGTTATGGGTTCTGCTCATTATCTTTCTCCTGAACAGGCGAAAGGAGCTAAAGTAAGTACAAAGTCTGATATTTATTCCTTAGGCATTGTACTGTATGAATTACTGACAGGGCAAGTTCCTTTTACTGGGGAAAATCATATTTCAATTGCTTTAAAACATCTAGAAGAAAAACCCCCTTCTCCACAAGAGATTAATCCAAACATTTCTGATGAATTAGCAAGTATTATTTTAAAGGCTATTGCTAAAAAACCAGAAGATAGATATAATTCAGTTGTAGAAATGTTAAGAGATTTAAAAGAAATTGAAATAAATACTACTCAAAAAGTAAAAAATAAAGATATAACTAATCAACATACGATGGTTATGTCTAAAGAAGATTATCAAAAAGAGATTAATAAAGAAATAAATAAGAAAGTAAGTAAGGAAGTAAGTAAGGAAGTAAATAAGAAGACTACTAAGAAAGAAAGTCTTCCAAAAAGTGATTTTAAAGAAAATAATAGAGGAGTAAGGAAGTTGAACAAAAGAAATCATAAGGCCACTTCATTTGAAAAAACTCCTAAGAAAAATACCAAAAAGAAAAAGAAGAAGAGAAATGAATTTTTAACTGCTTTATTAATTTTGGGAATTATAGGAATTGTTATTATGGGTGTCGGATATTATATGCTAATAAATTATATGGAGGTAGAAGAAGTAAGGGTTCCAGATGTAGTAGGAAAACATGTAGAGAATGCTAGACAGGAACTTGCAGATAAGGGTTTAGAATTGAAGGTTTATTATAGGAGTCATAGTTCAGAGGTAGAAAAGGATCATATTATTTCTCAAAGTATTAAAGCAGATAAGAAGATTAAGGTCAACAGGGTAATTGAAGTTGTAGTAAGTAAAGGTGCTAAATTGTCTAAGGTACCTAATTTGCTTGGTATAGAGTTAAGAGAGGCTGAAATTAAATTAGATAAATTGGATTTAGAAATAGGAGAGATTAAGGAAGAGTATAATAATGAGGTTAAGAAGGGACAGATTATCTCTCAAGATCCGAGACCAGATATTGAGGTTAAATCTGGAGCTACTGTAGACCTCTTAATTAGTAAAGGCAAAGAGCCAAAAGAAGTTTTAATTCCAAATTTAGTTGGTTTAAAGAAAGAAGAAGCACTAGAAAAGTTGAGAGAGCGTAATTTGTTATTAGGTCAAGTTTTGGAAAGGGAGAGTTTAAACTACCTTAAAGGTAGGGTAATTGCTCAAAATCCTAGTCCTGGAAAGATGACTATGGAAGGAACAACAATTCAACTAATTATAAGTAAAGGAATTAGGAATCCTAGAGGATCTGAAGTTAAAAGTCCTTTAGTTAGAATTGATGTTCCAGCAGGAAATGAAAAGAGAGTTCAGATTGTTGTTACCGATGATAATGGTCAAAGGACTGTATATGATCAAGTGCACCAACCCCATGATAAGGTTGAGAAGGAAGTTATAACAGTAGGATCAGCAGTTATTAGAGTTTATTTTGATGGACAATTGAATTATGAAAAGAGGTTATAG
- a CDS encoding Stp1/IreP family PP2C-type Ser/Thr phosphatase: protein MKYVAASEKGKVRSKNEDKYLALNKQDFDIIAVADGMGGHKGGDIASSLAVERIKNYNFNSDQLKEDIINCIELANQDIKNKSLKDEECQGMGTTLTLGVIKDKIITIGHIGDSRAYLFRNQKLTQLTDDHSYVGELLRKNIINKEEAKNHPKKNLLMRSLGIDNSVEADLLSLELKSKDLILICSDGLTNMLSDKEIEEILSSEEGLKVKVEKMIFLANQEGGYDNITVVIYKSN from the coding sequence ATGAAATATGTAGCAGCTTCTGAAAAAGGAAAAGTTAGAAGTAAGAATGAAGATAAATATTTAGCACTTAATAAACAAGACTTTGATATTATAGCTGTAGCTGATGGTATGGGGGGGCATAAAGGTGGAGATATAGCTAGTTCTTTGGCTGTTGAAAGAATTAAGAATTATAATTTTAACTCAGATCAGTTAAAAGAAGACATCATAAATTGTATAGAACTAGCTAATCAAGATATAAAAAATAAGAGTTTAAAGGATGAAGAATGTCAAGGGATGGGTACTACCTTGACTTTAGGAGTTATTAAAGATAAAATAATAACAATTGGACATATAGGAGATAGTAGAGCTTATCTGTTTAGAAATCAAAAATTAACTCAGTTAACAGATGATCATTCTTATGTAGGTGAATTATTGAGAAAGAATATAATCAATAAAGAAGAGGCTAAGAATCATCCTAAGAAGAATTTATTGATGAGATCATTAGGAATTGATAATAGTGTAGAGGCTGATTTATTAAGTTTAGAATTAAAGTCAAAAGATTTAATTTTAATCTGTTCTGATGGATTAACAAATATGCTATCTGATAAGGAGATAGAAGAGATACTATCCTCAGAAGAAGGATTGAAAGTGAAAGTTGAAAAGATGATATTCTTAGCTAACCAAGAAGGTGGATATGATAATATCACAGTTGTTATTTACAAAAGTAATTAA
- a CDS encoding FHA domain-containing protein, with protein sequence MKLPMKFARKFKHIFFLDSLSSLGQKIVTAVIKDMKSEVREISGENYVPSQYQILVSAKRKEELKEIDKKVKDQMEELIKNEINKRDFKIQEELKLEFILNYNINKDFIVKGDFLINIDDIDNTEGEGTRVFKSDKLMSNNNDDINHTLKIKPFSEIESYLKLIKNEREVERFEINSIETNIGRQENNEIVLADPKVSRVHAQIIKKNFYYIINDLNSTNGVLVNGELVESKRLSDGDKIRLGKNQLEFCLKR encoded by the coding sequence ATGAAACTCCCAATGAAATTTGCTCGAAAATTCAAGCATATATTCTTTTTAGATTCTTTAAGTAGTTTGGGACAGAAGATAGTAACTGCTGTAATTAAAGATATGAAATCAGAAGTAAGAGAAATTTCAGGAGAAAATTATGTTCCTAGTCAATATCAGATATTAGTTTCTGCTAAGAGGAAAGAAGAATTAAAAGAGATAGATAAGAAAGTTAAAGATCAGATGGAAGAATTGATTAAAAATGAAATTAATAAAAGAGATTTTAAAATCCAAGAGGAATTGAAGCTAGAATTCATTCTTAACTACAATATTAATAAGGATTTTATAGTTAAAGGTGATTTTCTTATTAATATTGACGATATTGATAATACTGAAGGTGAAGGTACAAGGGTTTTTAAAAGTGATAAGCTAATGAGTAATAATAATGATGATATAAATCATACTCTAAAAATAAAGCCATTTTCTGAAATAGAATCTTATCTTAAGTTAATTAAAAATGAGAGAGAAGTAGAACGTTTTGAAATTAATTCTATTGAAACCAATATAGGACGTCAGGAGAATAATGAAATTGTATTAGCAGATCCAAAGGTTTCAAGAGTTCATGCTCAGATTATTAAAAAGAACTTTTATTATATTATAAATGATTTAAATAGTACTAATGGGGTATTAGTTAATGGTGAATTAGTTGAAAGTAAGAGATTGAGCGATGGAGATAAGATTAGGCTAGGTAAAAATCAACTTGAATTTTGTCTGAAGAGGTAA